From a region of the Kwoniella mangroviensis CBS 8507 chromosome 1 map unlocalized Ctg01, whole genome shotgun sequence genome:
- a CDS encoding U6 snRNA-associated Sm-like protein LSm6: MDSASPQPEEAAAAAGSPSEFLKNIVGKRVKVRIGSGVDYHGLLTCLDGYMNVALEDTEEWANGRKTAEYGDCFLRGNNVLYISALEDL, encoded by the exons ATGGACTCGGCATCTCCTCAGCCAGAAGAAGCAGCTGCTGCAGCTGGATCTCCATCCGAGTTCTTGAAGAACATAGTggggaagagggtgaaagtCAGGATAGGCAGTGGGGTAGATTATCATG gTCTTTTGACGTGTCTGGATGGATACATGAATGTAGCATTGGAGGATACAGAAGAATGGGCAAATGGCAGGAAGACAGCGGAGTATGGCGATTGTTTCCTTCGAGGGAATaatg TACTGTACATCTCTGCATTGGAAGATCTGTAA